The genomic segment CCAGGCATAGGAAAGGATGGAAAATTTGTCTGAACTCTAATCATCTCTTCAATACGGAATAAaaaagtgggtttatttctggaatctgaTGAGGGTTTAATATTAGGTAGCACAGTAACCCAATTTCTGACACTAATACACCTCAGGAAAATTTTCTTGATAGCTCAGAGAAGTAATTtcctaaataataaaaacagattaTATAATAACAACAACACTATAGGTAAATAAACTGGCATTTTATGAATaggttataatttattttaaatatatatcatcaGTTTAATTTCAATAGTAAATCCTTTAGTTTGAAAATCAGAAACAACACAAGTATATCTCACTGTTATTACTTAACATTGTTCTGGATATTccaaaaaacatttagaaaaaggtATTAGAGATATAAAAATTGTTAATATTGCCATTATTTTTGGAAACTGAttacctagaaaaacaataataataattcacGAAGATATCTAGTTATCTAAATGCACAGATCTTAACGGTTTTCATATGAAAATGACACAATTACTTTTATAATGCTTATATGCATGAGAACACAATATGGAAATAGCCAGcaatatacaggaaaaaaaatctaatgagaGAGCAATAACCTTCAATAGATTTTCAAACATATGGGTAAACCAAATAATCAAAGCAATGTGGCCCTGGGACAAGAATTCACAGAGAGACCAGTATAATAGAACATATGTATCTATGTCTATAGTTAAGTGTCTATGTATTTATCTATGTGCCCTTGTATGTCTGTCTCTTTATCCCTCCATGAGTCCTGATGCTAAATATGAGATTCACCTGTACCTGGAGCTTCAGGAAGGAATTTAGGCTTCTGTTCTATGAAAGCACTTATCAAATGAAACAGTgaactttaagaaatatatatatatatatttaaaattatagagaTGTAAGTCTCACAGAGATGTaagagttaaatatatatatatatttcttaaagttcatatatatatatatatattgcctcCTTCATGAGCTGCCTGCTCTCACATTTCAGAATGGTCAACTCCTTCCTCACACCAGACAGAGCAAGAGTCCAGAGGTACAGTTCTTGTAGGGAGTGTAGGAGCCGCAGGCTCAAGGCGGCCACAGACTACCTCTGGCAGACAGAAAATGGGGAAagcaaagcctttttaaaaataatttttaaaaaattacagttgacatacattattacattagtttcaggtgtacaccccagtgattagacattacataacttatgAGTGATCATCCCAGTAAGTTTCACACCCATCTGATAACGACACATAGTTATTAGACTATTGTTTccatattccttatgctgtactttacatctccatgactattatGTAACAactaatttgtgcttcttaatcccttcaccgttttcacccatccccccaatgCCCTCACACCTGGCAAACCATCGACACATTCCAAAAGCAAAACTTCTTACTTCAGAAACACTCAGTCTAAAGCCCAGTGACCTCCACAGCCCAATCTTCTGTTTCAAGAGCCTTCACCACACAGAGTTCCTGGGGGAATGGTAAATATGGGGTAGGGGCCCCAATACATGCTCATAACATATTTCTTCTCCCAGCAGGACACTCTCCTCCCAGGCTTACTCACCTGATATTAAGAGTACTGTCCCAAATTCCATAATCCCCAATGTGTTCCACCCCGTATTGAGGAGGGGTACGGGTGATGAAggaacaagcaaataaataaaagggaggaagaaCAGCCCTTTCTTTTGCTGCAGATGTCATGGATATTTGTCAGGAAGCTCTCTGTCCCACCTTTGCGGGAATGAACAAAGCTCAGATGGAGTCTGAGTCAGAGGTGACCCCTGAGGAGGatgagctgcagctgcagctctcAGTCTTCATCCTCATCCCCACTGCTGGAGTCTGAGGAGCTActgctttctgccttttccccatcttccttatttccttctgaTCTCCCTGAGGCATGAGAATGGCCCCCTCTAGTCGCCGATGATTCTGTCCCTGGAGcctgcagcccctgctcctgTGCAAGCCCTTCTTGCAGAGCCCTTGCTGAGGGACAGTGCACATCTCTCCTGATGATCTTGGGGTCCGGGCCTCCATTCATGTTCATGTTCTTACGCTTAGTATAGGTTCTCTGTCTGTAAGCAGAGTATTCTTGAGGGGACAGACTCTTGAGCCAGTGGTCCAGGTCCACCTTGTACTGTTTCTGCAGCTCCTCGGCCTGCTTCTTGTAATGCTGCTTCTGGCTCTGCGGGATGCGCTGCCAGCGTCTGCCAATCTCCACCCTGCGCTCCCTCAGGGGCAGGTCTCGCAGCTCCCTGCTCGACCACAAATCCTGGTGGAACTTGTGGTATTCGTTCATTGGGGGCTTCTTGGGCTCTCCATGGAATTTTACCTTCTCAGAAAAACAGTGTTCTGAGGgagacttcactttttccacattttcctgaatcttcttTTGGGCTTTGGTCAGGCTCCTTCTAGGAACAACAGACATCTTGGAGTTCTGGACTAGACCGGGGTGGTCCTTCCTAAACTGAGCCAGTTTCTTCTCaaactcctctttctctttctgaaaatctTGAACGTATTTCAGCTTCATCTGTTCTGGGAGTTCCTTGTATTTCTTAGAGAGGAGCTTGGTCAGCTCTATGTTGTTCAGCTCAGGGTGCATTTGGGAGTACTGGGCCCTCTTCTCCATGAAGAAGCGGAGGTAAGCAGTCGGGGGCTTCTTGGGTAAGTCGGGATGCTTCTTGAGTTTTTCACTtttgtaaggatttttaaaatgttccttagCTTCCAGGACTATTTCTGTCAATGTACgaaacttccttatttttttagaaatttctaaCCATTTGAGCTTGCACATTTCTCCAGAATAACCTTTAAAAGCTACTTTTTCCCAGTCCATCTGTGACTGGGTTGTTGTGAAAGTGTGGCTGTCATTGAATGGGAGATTGTTCTCTAGGAGGTCCAGTAACATCACAATGTCTTCTTTGGGCCATTGGTCTTGGCCATTAGTCGATGC from the Desmodus rotundus isolate HL8 chromosome 5, HLdesRot8A.1, whole genome shotgun sequence genome contains:
- the LOC128780890 gene encoding upstream-binding factor 1-like protein 1: MASTNGQDQWPKEDIVMLLDLLENNLPFNDSHTFTTTQSQMDWEKVAFKGYSGEMCKLKWLEISKKIRKFRTLTEIVLEAKEHFKNPYKSEKLKKHPDLPKKPPTAYLRFFMEKRAQYSQMHPELNNIELTKLLSKKYKELPEQMKLKYVQDFQKEKEEFEKKLAQFRKDHPGLVQNSKMSVVPRRSLTKAQKKIQENVEKVKSPSEHCFSEKVKFHGEPKKPPMNEYHKFHQDLWSSRELRDLPLRERRVEIGRRWQRIPQSQKQHYKKQAEELQKQYKVDLDHWLKSLSPQEYSAYRQRTYTKRKNMNMNGGPDPKIIRRDVHCPSARALQEGLAQEQGLQAPGTESSATRGGHSHASGRSEGNKEDGEKAESSSSSDSSSGDEDED